A region from the Leptospira neocaledonica genome encodes:
- a CDS encoding bactofilin family protein, with translation MAIGKDNNNSVIGPGSIFEGKFYIAGSLRIDGKFEGEIKTDDALFIGETGKVRTNISAREVIVAGTLIGNIKAESEVRLEETGRLLGDIIAPALSLAKGVVAKGNITVTGGQKKDVKKIVEESFGGTRTLDNGKEE, from the coding sequence ATGGCCATCGGTAAGGATAATAATAACAGCGTAATCGGCCCAGGTTCCATTTTTGAGGGCAAATTCTATATCGCTGGTTCCCTACGTATCGACGGAAAATTCGAAGGGGAAATTAAAACCGACGACGCATTATTTATTGGAGAAACCGGTAAGGTTCGCACTAACATTTCCGCAAGAGAAGTGATCGTAGCAGGAACTTTGATCGGAAACATTAAGGCGGAATCGGAAGTCCGCTTGGAAGAAACTGGACGTCTCTTAGGGGATATTATCGCTCCCGCTCTTTCCCTGGCAAAAGGTGTGGTAGCGAAGGGTAATATCACCGTGACCGGCGGACAGAAGAAAGACGTTAAAAAGATCGTGGAAGAATCTTTTGGCGGCACAAGGACCTTGGACAATGGTAAGGAAGAATAA